A window of the Bdellovibrio svalbardensis genome harbors these coding sequences:
- a CDS encoding amidohydrolase family protein, whose translation MNKDIHNQLVSALTTIISETNGISLSDTIDLLLSSDLQRTHREAYDLVFEFRDLLNRFQINQVVISALLKHPVSAALFEFFKNFPLKYHEEHIHLTGAISAEFLYPRLMKLLEGPDKKLYEEKITEVYGADALPIRTVGDVDRLIRLQENEGFSRYLKILYLPKLIFLNREVHAEAAYHMANELREKYNVGSIRLKFSLSRSTSSSSEQIPGIENVTPEDVVLGLYDGFKKFKDEHPDFNFILSPSFRKEANHFDSERFSNRKDHFMEQIDELVQMLDKHPFLVPHMTDVDTVGDERELYRKEHFNEMQAGFRKLQYRGFKIRSHHGETWHTLKKGIQAVDNAMNIWHIDTLEHGISLGINPNKYFHRLYQEILRKNQGGLPITNKDPLYRELTELDWGHHHAVLEKLKKGEPLNEQEDILFVKAKFHTAREVEHYQHDVLNRMIQKGVTLVSLPSSNNKLTGKFEDYKDHPFSWWEKKGVQLGVGTDNHITLNTNFIYEMLILLYTDAVNLKITKLLMVTTGETRRPFISHLLWTMKKNLRKVTS comes from the coding sequence GTGAATAAGGATATTCATAATCAACTCGTTTCGGCTTTGACCACGATCATCAGCGAAACCAACGGCATCTCCTTATCCGACACGATTGATCTTCTCTTGTCGTCCGATTTGCAAAGAACTCATCGCGAAGCCTACGATCTCGTTTTCGAATTTCGGGATTTACTCAACCGCTTTCAAATAAACCAAGTTGTAATCTCGGCTTTATTGAAGCACCCGGTTTCTGCGGCGCTTTTTGAGTTCTTTAAAAACTTCCCTTTAAAATATCATGAAGAGCATATCCATCTGACTGGAGCGATCTCCGCAGAGTTTCTATATCCTCGCCTGATGAAGCTTCTGGAAGGCCCGGATAAAAAACTTTATGAGGAAAAAATCACGGAAGTTTATGGCGCCGATGCTTTGCCGATCCGCACGGTGGGCGATGTCGACCGCTTGATTCGCCTGCAAGAAAACGAAGGCTTTTCACGCTATCTTAAAATTTTGTATTTGCCGAAGTTGATCTTCCTCAATCGTGAAGTGCATGCCGAAGCCGCCTATCATATGGCAAACGAACTGCGCGAAAAGTACAACGTGGGCTCCATCCGCCTGAAGTTCTCATTGTCGCGTTCGACTTCCAGCTCTTCCGAGCAGATCCCGGGTATTGAAAACGTCACCCCGGAAGATGTCGTCTTGGGTCTTTATGATGGCTTTAAAAAATTCAAAGATGAGCATCCTGATTTTAATTTTATCCTTTCGCCGTCATTCAGAAAAGAAGCCAATCACTTTGACTCAGAAAGATTTAGCAATCGCAAAGATCACTTCATGGAGCAAATTGACGAGCTGGTGCAGATGCTCGACAAGCATCCGTTTCTTGTGCCCCATATGACGGATGTGGACACTGTCGGCGATGAGCGCGAGCTTTACCGCAAAGAGCATTTCAATGAGATGCAGGCCGGGTTTAGAAAGTTGCAATATCGTGGCTTTAAAATCCGCTCGCATCACGGAGAAACTTGGCACACTCTCAAGAAAGGCATTCAAGCCGTCGACAATGCCATGAACATTTGGCATATCGACACGCTCGAGCATGGAATCAGCCTGGGGATTAATCCCAACAAGTATTTCCATCGCCTGTATCAGGAAATCTTGCGAAAGAACCAGGGCGGACTTCCAATCACGAACAAGGACCCTCTTTACCGCGAGTTGACAGAGCTTGATTGGGGCCACCACCACGCTGTCCTTGAAAAACTGAAAAAGGGTGAACCGCTTAATGAACAAGAAGATATTCTTTTCGTAAAGGCGAAGTTCCATACAGCACGCGAAGTGGAGCACTATCAGCATGACGTTTTGAATCGTATGATTCAAAAAGGCGTGACGCTGGTGTCGCTCCCCTCTTCAAACAACAAATTGACCGGTAAGTTTGAGGACTACAAAGACCATCCGTTCTCATGGTGGGAGAAAAAAGGCGTACAATTGGGCGTCGGAACCGACAATCACATCACGCTGAACACCAACTTCATCTATGAAATGCTGATTTTGCTTTACACGGACGCTGTAAATCTTAAAATCACTAAGCTTCTTATGGTTACCACTGGCGAGACTCGTCGTCCGTTCATCAGTCATCTGCTGTGGACCATGAAAAAGAATTTACGCAAAGTAACCTCGTAA